The DNA segment TTGATCAGGTCGATGAGGCGCTGGACGGCCTCATCCTCCGGGATGTTGAACTTCACCGGCGTCTTTCCGACGTAGAGGTTGATCTTGTTCGGAGCGCCGCCGACGTAGCCGAAGTCGGCATCCGCCATCTCGCCGGGGCCGTTGACGATGCAGCCCATCACCGCGATGCGCACGCCCTTCAGGTGGCCGGTTGCGGCGCGGATCTTCTGGGTGGTGGACTGGAGGTTGAACAGGGTGCGCCCGCAGCTCGGGCAGGCAACGTAGTCCGTCTTGAAGATGCGGTTCCCGGACGCCTGCAGGATGTTGTAGGCGAGGCGGAGGGACTGCCCGGGGGCGGTCTCGCCACGGACGAGGATGGCATCGCCGATGCCGTCGCAGAGCAGCGATCCGATGTTCCGCGCGGCGGGTAGCAGGGCCTCCAGGAAATCCGTGTCCCCGGACGGTGGTTCCAGCGTGTCCTTCAGCAGGATGGGGTGGCGCGGATCCACCTCGAACGCGAGCTGGCGGAACGCATGGATGACCTCCAGGCCGATGCCGTCCTTCACCGTGACCAGATGGGGCTCCGTCAGGTCGTTGAGATGGGAAACCGCCGCTTCGTCGCGCGGGTCGATCTCGATCACTCCGGACTTCTCTAAAATGATCTCCGGCTTGAAGTCACCCATCGAGGCGATCTTGTGCGCCAGCGCGTTCCAGCGCTCCTGGGTGGTGAAGACGCGCACCGTCTTGTCCCCGCCGAACTCATGCCCCATGAGCGTCATCACGGAGCTGCGGCGACGCTCGTAGGAGAAGGGGTCATAGGATGGGGTGAATTCTGCCACAGTGGCTGGGGCATCTTTCTTTTCATTGAACGGCCGCGCCATCGCCCTGGCGACGGGGATCTCATGCACCGCATCCTCCGTCAGCGAGACCCGGATGGTATCGCCGATGCCGTCCGCGAGCAGGGAGCCGATGCCGATGGCGCTCTTGATGCGGCCATCCTCGCCGTCGCCCGCTTCGGTGACGCCGAGGTGGATGGGATAGTTCCAGTCCGCCCCTTCCGCCTTCAGGCGGGCGACGAGCAGGCGGTAGGCCTCGATCATGACCTTCGGGTTGGAGGCCTTCATCGAGAAGACGAAGTTGTGGTAGTCGTGATCGCGGGCGATGCGGGCGAATTCGAACGCGCTCTCCACCATGCCCAGCGGCGTGTCGCCATACCGGTTCATAATCCGGTCGGAAAGCGAGCCATGGTTGGTGCCGATGCGCATGGCACGGCCCAGATCCTTGCAGAGATGGACCAGGGGGGTGAACTCCTCGCGGATGCGCTCCAGCTCCTCTTCATATTCCGCGTCGGTGTATTCGCGGACCTCGAACTTTTTCTTATCCGCGTAGTTGCCGGGGTTCACGCGGACTTTCTCCACCCACTTCGCGGCCTCCATGGCGGCGTCCGGCTTGAAGTGGATGTCCGCCACCAGCGGCACGTTGCAACCGGCGGCACGGACCTCACGGGCGATGTTCTCCAGGTTCGCCGCGTAGATCCGTGTCTGCGCGGTGATGCGGACGATCTCACAGCCCGCCTCCGCCAGGTCCAACACCTGCTTCACCGACGCCGGTGTGTCCCGGGTGTCGGAGGTGATCATCGACTGGATGCGGATGGGGTGGTGCGCGCCGATCCCAACATTCCCCACCATCACCTCCCGGGTCTCCCGGCGGGCGTATTGGAGCAGGTCCGGACAGTATCGCAGCGACGCGTGATTCATTGACAAAGACCTGTAAGCGAAAATCCCCGCATCGGCAACGGTCGCCCGCGCCAACCTTTACAAATCCCTCGCCGCACGGGGGTTCCGGTGCCAGAATCCGGCCCACTGCCATGAAACGTCCCGCCGTTCTCGCCGCCGCGCTGCTTTTCCTCCTGCCGGTCCACTCCCGGGCGGAGGAAGGGGGGTTCATCCGCGTGGAGGAGGATGCGAAGGCGGCCCGGCTTCAGACCGGGGTCACCCGCTACGAGAAAGACGGCGCGGTGGTGGATCTCATCGGTGCCGTCCACATCGGCGACAAGGCCTACTACGAGGACCTCAACAAGCGGTTCGCGGGCTACGAGGTGCTGCTTTTCGAAATGATCGGCGGGGAGGGCATCAAACCGGGTGACGAAGCCGCCCCAAAGGTGGCTGACCAGGAAGCGCCCGATCCCCTCGCCGTCATCTATGACAAGATCGCCCGCGCGCTGAAGCTGGTGGGGCAGGTGGATCACATCGACTACCACGCGGAGAACTTCCTCCACGCGGACTTGAGCGCCAGCGAGTTCAGCGAGAAGCTGGAGGAACGGGACGAATCCCTCCTCAAGTTCATGCTCAACCTCGACCACTCCGGCACCCAGCCGAACCCGGTCAAATTCATCCTCGGAGCCGTCTTCGGCCGGGCGGATCTGCTGAAGCTCTCCCTCATCCACACGCTGGGGGATGCGGAGGACCAGATCTCCAAGCTCGCGGGGGACAACGTGATCATCGGCGACCGCAACATCCGCTGCCTGGAGGTGCTGGCGCGGGAACTCGGCGCGGGCCGGAAAAAGGTCGGCATCTTCTACGGTGCCGCCCACTACCCGGACATGCAGCAGCGCCTGCTGGAGCAGGGCTTCACCCGCACCGGCCACGAGTGGGTGACCGCCTGGAACGTGCTGAAGCCGGTCAGGAAACCGGCGGCCCCGGCGGGATCATGATTTGAAGCTGTGGCTGGCTTTCACGCCTTTGCCACAGTACACGCAGCGGAGCTTGCCCGTGCTGGTCCGTTGGCCGCAATGCGGACATTGGATGATTTCCTCCCCCACCTTCCCGTCCAGTTTCCCGTCACGGGCATCGATTTCCAGAACCTTCGCGTAGAGCTGGTCTTCGGTCAGTCCGTGGCGATCGCGCAAGAGTTCCCACATTGCCTGGCATGCCAAGGTGAGCCGCTCGACCTTTTCGTCGGTTGAGGCAACCCGTGTCCGCTGTCCGTCCGCCTGACGGATGGCTTCCCGGGCCTCGTTGCGTGCTTTATCAATCTGGAAGTGCTGGATAAGATCCCACATGATCCCTGATCCTGACACTTTTCCCGTTCGCTGCACAACTGGAATGGCCGTCTGAATTTACACTCCCTTTACGGACGGCACCGGCGGGCGGCCCCATCATGCGGTCGTCATGAAAACGACCTACACCTACATCCTCGGCGCTCTCGCCGCCCTCGCCCTTCCTTCTTTCGCAGCGGAAGATCCGAAGCCCACCGACAAGAAACCCACCGATCCGAAGCCGGAGTCCAACAAGGTCCAGATCGCCATCCTGCTCGATACCTCCAGCAGCATGGACGGCCTGATCGACCAGGCGAAAAGCCAGCTCTGGAAAGTCGTCAACTCCTTCACCGAAGCGAAGCGGGACGGCCAGACACCCTTCGTCGAGGTGGCCCTTTACGAATACGGCAACAGCGGCCTCAGCGTGGCGAACCAGTACATCCGCCTGGTGGAGCCGATGGGCCGTGACCTGGATGAACTCAGCCGTGAGCTGTTCTCCCTGAAAACGAATGGTGGCGAGGAATACTGCGGCGCGGTGATCCAGCGCGCGCTTTCCGACCTGAACTGGGATCTGTCCAAAAACACCTACAAGGCCATCTTCATCGCCGGAAACGAGCCATTCACCCAGGGATCCGTGGATGCCCGCCAGGCCTGCAAGGACGCGCTGGCAAAGGGCGTCGTCGTCAACACCATCCACTGCGGCGGCCGGGAGGAAGGCATGCAGGGTTCCTGGCATGACGGCGCGGCCATCGCGGAAGGGAAATTCCTCGTCATCGACCAGGACCGCAAGATCGCCAGCATCCCCGCGCCCCAGGACAAGGAGATCTCCGACCTCGGTGTCGAGCTGAACAAGACCTACATCGGCTACGGCAGCAAGCGGCAGGAAGCGAAAATGAAGCAAGCCGCCGCCGACACGGACGCCGCCAGCGAGACCGCCGCCGCCGCTCCGGTGGAGCGCGCCATTTCCAAGGCCAGCAAGAACTACGACAACCGCGGCTGGGACCTGGTGGATGCGGTGCGGGAAAAGACGGTCGATCTGGCCAAGGTCCCCGCAGAGGAACTGCCTGAGAACATGCGCGGGATGAAGCCGGAGGAACGCAACGCCTTCGTGGAGGAAGCGACGAAGCAGCGGGCCGCCATCCAGAAGAAGATCACGGAACTCGGCGCGCAGCGTGACGAGTTCATCGCCAAGGAACGCGCGAAGCAGGCCACGGCCGGTGAGAAGACGCTGGATGAGGCGATGGTGGAGACCACCCGTGAACAGGCCGCCCGCGTGGGCTATGTCTTCGGCAACTGAGGAAGATCGACTTTCCCACCACCATTTCACAGAATGAACCGACTTCCGGCCTCCAACCGATGATCCCCGACATCCCCATCCTCGTCGTTGAAGACGATCCCGCCGTCCGCCAGGGCATCGTGGATGTGCTGGAGTACGCCGGATATCGTACTTTGGAGGCTCCGGACGGGCATGTCGGGATGGAAATGGCGCTGAAGGCGAACTACCGGCTGCTGTTGCTGGATCTGGTGATGCCCGGCCCGTCCGGCTTCGAGATCCTGCAGGCGCTGAAGAAAAAGCGGCCGGGGCAGGCGGTCATCATCCTCTCCGCCCGCGGGGAGGAGAATGACCGCGTGCGCGGCCTGACCACCGGCGCGGATGACTACGTGGTGAAGCCCTTCAGCATGAAGGAACTGCTCGCCCGCGTGGACGCCGTGCTGCGGCGCACCTGCGAGCGGGCCGCCCCGTCCGATGAACGCGCCGTCCCGGGTGGCACGGTGGATTTCCGCCGCCGCCAGCTCGCCTTTCCGGACCGCCGGGAGGATCTTTCCGACAAGGAGGCGGAGCTGCTGCGCTACCTGCTGGACGCCAACGGCCGGATCGTCTCCCGGGAGGAGATCCTGCGCCAGCTCTGGGGGCTGGACCCGGAGAAGACGGAAACGCGGACGATCGACATGCACATCATGCACCTGCGGACGAAGCTGGGCGACAAGGAGCAGGCGTATCTGAAAACCATCCGCGGCAAGGGCTACCAACTGACTTCCTGATGAGAAATTCCCGCACATGGCTGGTATGGGCGGCCTTCGCGCTCTGCGCGGCCACCATCCTCGGCGCGATGGCCTGGCAGACACGGAATGCCATGGCGTCCGAGCGCGAACGCATCGCCGCCGTCCGGCAGGCGGACCTGCAGGAAAAGATGCGGCTGGCCCTGTGGCGGATGGACACCATGGGCGCGGACCTGCTGCTGGAGGAGGGCCTGGGCGGCCCGGCGGAGTTCATCCGTGCGCGCCTGCTGTGGAAGGACAACGGCCAGCTCACCCAGCCGGATGGCACCCCTGCCTCCGGCGAACTGCAACGGGCGATCACCCAGCCTGGAGAGTCGTTCGAGCGCTATTTCGTCCGGGTGGGGAATGCCTCTCCCACGTGGAAGTCCATCCCCGCCGGCAGCAAGGCGGCGCCGGATGAAGCGATGGCACCCGCCCCCCGGAGCGAGAAAGCCCAGCAGATCGCCAACAACCTGGAGCTGGAACAGCGCAACCGGGCCATCGATGGCGCGACCATGCGCCAGAAGGCGATCATCGAGGAAATCGCGCAGGCCCCGAAGATGGCTCCCGCGAAGAAGAAGGCGGAGAGCAGAAAAGCGGCCGAAGCGGAACTGGCGGAGGCCGCCACCGCCGATGCCATCCAGGCACCCGCCGAGCCTCCACCGGCAGCCGAGGCACCGGCGTCCCCCGCACCATCACCCGACCCGCCCGCCGCCGCGCCGCCGCCGACGGAGATCATGTCCGCGACCAAGCCGGTCTGGATCGGTGACGAGCTGTTCCTGCTGCGGTCGGTGTCCGGCCCGCAGCGCGCCATCACCGGCTCCTGGATGCGGCTGGATGTCCTGCAAGCCCGGCTGCTCGGGGAGATCCGCGACCTGCTCCCCGCCGCACGCCTCCTCCCGGCGAAGGCACCGTCCTCGGACGGTCTGGTGCTGGCCTCCCTGCCGCTGCGGCTGGAGCCTGGGCCGCTGGATTTCCGCAGCATGCCCGACACCCCGGCACCGGCAGTGCTGCTCTCCCTCGCCACCGGCTGGGCGGCGGCGCTGCTGGCCATCATGGCCGCCTCTTTTCTGGTCTTCGGCATCATGCGGCTGAGCGAGCGTCGTGCCTCCTTCGTCTCCGCCGTCACCCATGAGCTGCGGACCCCACTGACCACCTTCCGCCTCTACTCGGACATGCTGGAGAGCAATGCGGTGAAGCCGGAGAAGCGCGGCGACTACCTGCGCGTCCTGTCCCGGGAGGCGGACCGGCTTTCCCACCTGGTGGAAAACGTCCTTGCCTTCTCCCGCATCGAGCGGGGGAGCGCCCGCTCCGCCGTCTCTTCCAGCCGTGCCGCGGACCTGCTCGCCCCCATGAGGGAACGCTTCGAGGCCCGGCTGGCCACCGCCGGGATGTCCCTGCACATGCCGCTGGATGAGTCCGGGGCGGCAGAGACGCTGCGGGCTGACTCCACCGCCATCGAGCACATCCTGTTCAACCTGGTGGACAACGCCGCGAAGTATGCCGCCAGCGGGTCACCCGCCACCCTCGACATCTCCGTCACCCGCAATCAGGGAAAGCTTGAGATCCGCGTCACCGACCACGGGCCGGGCATCCCTCCTGGGGAACACCGCCGGATCTTCCGCGCCTTCCACAAGTCCGCGCGGGAGGCCGCGGAGAGCCGTCCCGGCGTGGGGTTGGGCCTGGCCCTTTCCCGCCGCCTCGCCCGTGGCATGGGCGGGGATCTCACCTGTGAATCCACCACCGGGAAGGGCGCCACCTTCATCCTTTCCCTTCCCGCCTGACCGGCGAATGCCACCCACGGCGGATTGACACCGGGTTCCGACCTGCCATCTTCCCCCGACAATGCCCGGACCCGAAGCCAAAGCTGCTGTGGCGTCAAAAGCCCCGATCTTTCCGATCGCCTGCTGGGCGATGGGGATCGTTGGCTTCAGCCAGCTTGTCATCGCAGGCATGTCCCTGGCAGAACGGCTGGAGGCATCCAAGCAGGTCCGTATTGTCGAAAAAGAGGTGACGAAGATCGTCCCCGTGGAGGTTCCGGCAAAACGCCCGGACCGGCAGGATGAAGCCTCCATCGTCGCCCGTCCACCGGTCGCCCCGGCCCCGCCGCCTCCGGTCGTGCCCGCACCGGAGCCGACCCCCATCGCCGCGCCGGCAATCGCGGATCCGCTGTCGGAACGGCTGGTGAAGGAGGCGCGGAAGGCTCGCGTCGCAGGTGACATCATGGCCGCCATCACCAAGCTGGATGAGGCCCTGAAACAATCACCCGACGATCCGAGCGTGCACTACGAGCTGGGCCTCATGCACGAAACCATGGGCACCTACTACAAGGCGTCCGCCCACTACGAGAGGGTTTTCCAGATGGGTGTGTCCGGTGCCGGTGCGCTCTACGAACTGGCGGCGGCGAAACTGCGCGATGGCTTCGAACAACCGGGCGACGCCCTGGGCAAACTCGCCCTCGGCCGCGTCCGTATCTTCAAGGACACCCGCGTGGAGAAAGGCGAGCGCGTGATCCTCACCATCCCCGTCCAGAAAGGTCCGGATGCGGCGATCGACCCGGCGGAAATTTCCGTCGAGGTGGAGTTCTTCAACCGCAACTCGAAGGGGGAGATCATGAAAGCGATCGACTCCCCCGCGATGGAGTCGAGCAAGGATGAATGGCCGTCGATGCCCATCGACTTCGCCGGCGGCGAGGAACCGCTGCGGGTGACCTACGCCATCCAGCCCCAGGAGGGCGCCACGGGGCACCTTTTCGGCCAGGAGAAATACTACGGCCAGATCGTCTCCCTCTTCTACAAAGGGGAGATCCTCGACGTGCAGGCATGGCCGCGGGACCTGCTGGGGCGCGCCAAGGCCCAGCCCGCCCAGCAAATGCCGGTGCAGGAACCTTCCTTCGACCAGCTACCGCCGGACATCAACTACAACGCGCCCCTCCTCCCGACACTGGAGGTGCCTCCGATCGAGTCCCTCCCGCCACTCCCCGGCAACTGATTTCCCTGACCCGCCACCAATGGAATCCACCCATGAAGAACGCCGGCTCGGCGACTATCTGCTGATCGAACGGTTGGTGGAAACCCCCCTCATCACCACCTGGCTCGCCGAACAGGTCTCCGTAGGCCGCCGCGTGCTGGTGGATGAACTGGACCCGCAGCGCGCGTCCCGCAGCGCCGCCTTCCTGGCGGACATCCGGGCAAAGGCGGCCGTGGACCACCCCCACGTCGGGACCGTCTATGAAGCTGTCATCGAGCGGGACCTTTGCTTCTACGCCCACGAGTTCCTGCCCGGCGCCACCTTCGAAGACCGCAGGCTGGCGGAGGAAACCTTCCTCCCGGAGAAGATGGCCGTGTTCCTCCGCCGCATCGCGGAAGCGAACCTCTATCATGAGTCCCACGGCTTCGCCACGTCCCACCTGAACCTGGACTCCATCCACCTGGACGACCACAATGTCATCCGCCTGAAGAACCTGGTCATCGCCGGCGGACGGACGCCCGACCAGTCCCTGCGCGACATCCGGAAAATGGGCGAGGCGCTCCGGTCACTGGTCGCGCTGAACCAGCCGGGGACCACCCGCATCCAATCCGTACTCGGCTGGATGAGGGGGGAAGGCGTCGTGGAGCCCATCGGCTGGCAGGATGTGAAGACCTTCTGCGAACAGATCGAGGAACAGCTCACGGGTCCTCTCTCCAACATCAGCGCCCCCTACGGCAAGCAGGACATCACCAAGCGGAAGCCCATCCTGATGATCTCCATCATCACCGGAGCCGCCCTGGCCGCCATCGCGTTCATCGCTTTCAAGACCAAGCCGCCTGTCTCCAAAGCGGCGGCACGCCTCCCGCTGCCGGATCCCGTGCTGGTCCCCCAGGGAACCTATCCCACGCCGGATGGGACGGAGGAAACGCTGCGCTCCTTCCGCATCTCCGCCCATGAAACCACCATCGGCGAATACCTCGAGTTCCTCGACGCGCTGACCATCCTCGCGAAGTCGGACCGCGAAAAGCTGTTCGACCCCCAGGGGCAACCCGCGGAAAAAACCAGCCACGAGCCGGAGGACTGGGCCGCGCTGCTGGCCGCCGCAAAGGGCAATGGTACCTGGAAAGGCCGCAACGTCACCCTGCAGTCTCCCGTCGTCGGAGTCGACTGGTGGGATGCCATGACCTACGCCGAATGGAAAGGCGCCCGCCTGCCCACGCAGGAAGAATGGTTCGCCGCCCTCCGCAAGTCCGTCCCCAAGCCCTCCGCACTGCCCATCGGCAACTGGCTCTCCGCCGTCACCGACAAGACACCCGACCGCACCCCGGACGGCATCGTCGGCATGGCCGGGTCCGTCTCCGAATGGATCCTCCGCCCGGCGCCCGATCCGTCGAATCCGCTCGGTGAAAGCCTCCGCGTCATCATCGGTGGATCCTACCTGAAGCCCGCCCAGGGTGCGCTGTCCCGCGAGTGGACGGCGGACCGTTCCCTCCGCCGCCCGGACCTGGGCTTCCGCGTGGTGTACGAGCCGGACGCGCAATGATGCGGAAGGAGCCCGCATCCCATTTCACGGATGCTGCCAGGACACCCGCAGTTCCGGGAGATCCCCTTTATACTGCGGACCTAGTACGAAATGCGCCGTGGCCCACGCCGACGCCGTCGCGCAGTCCGCGGCGATCACCGTCACGGATGACGGCGGGCGGATGACGGGTTTTCCCGTCACGGGATCGATGATGTGCGTGACCAGGCCCTCCTCCGTCTCCCGGAACTGCCGGTAGTTGCCGCTGGTGGCGACCGCCTGATTTTCCAGCATCACCACGTGATCCTCCACGGACTCCGCCAACAGGGGTTTCTCGATCTCCACCTGCCACGGCCGGCCCACTGCCCGTACCTCACCGGCGAGCGCGAAGACGAAGTCCCGCATGCCCAGCTTGCCGAGATGTTCACAGACACGGTCCACGGCGAATCCCTTGCCGATGGAGGAAAGATCGACGCCTTTCCCCTGCGGGCCGAATCCCGCCGCATGCACCTCCGCGAGCAGGTGATGGTCGAAGGCGCCGCCTGACTTCCGCTTGATCCCATCCGCCAGTTCCAGCACCCGGGCCAGCTCCGGGGTCGCAGGCTCACCCCGGTTGAAGCGGGAAAGATCCGAATCCGGCCGCCACTGGCTGAGAACCTGCTCCCATTTCTCCAGGGTCGCGGAAATCTCCCGCTTCAGGACCACCGGTTCCGGGGCGTCGCCCCGCCACTCCACCGTCCAGTGGGTGCCCATCGCGGAACCACGGATGGACGCAACCTCTCCTCCGGATTTCCGGACCAGGACGACGGCGAGCATCCCGAGGACCACCAGGATGAATCCCGGCAGGACGATGGATCTCCCGGTCATCGTTTGATGATTACCAGCACGAGGGAGGCAAGGACAAGTGCCCCGGCGATGGTATCCTTCGACGTCCACCGGCCCGGTGCGTGGGTCAGGAACTTGAACATCGCACCCGTCGGGCAGCCGTAGTGGCAGTATGCCTGTGGCAGGAAGAACGCGCCGATGATGCCGATGGTGAAGATCGCTGCAGGGATGAAGGCGACGAATCCGCTGCTCCACGTCTCGAATGGCTCGAAGTAAGCGAAGGGAATGCCACTGCCAAGGAACGCAAGGACCCAGATGACGCCGAGCGTGAGCCAGGGCACCCGCTCCATGACGGCATGGACTTTCTTCGGCAACGGGAAACGCTTCTTGATCACCTGCCCGGCGAGGGACTGCGCGGCGCCATGGGGACAGATGCGGGCGCAATAGATGTTCTTCCCGGTGAAGGCGGGGACGACCATCGCCACCGCGGTCAGCACCAGCAGAGGCAGCGCGCCACGCAGGCTGAAACCATTCTCACCCCAGCCGACCAACTGGTCCTGGCTCACCATCCAGCCGAGCGTCACCCCGGCAGCGACGGAGATGACGGCGAAGCCGAGCCTCACCTTCGCCTTGTTGCCCCACTTCGCCAGGCCGACCACCACTCCGAGGCCGATCCATGAAAAGGCCAGCGCGCTCTTCCAGGGGAAGCCATGCCCGCCCTCCTCCGCGGCATGGCGGCGGAGCATTTCGTGGACACTCTCGATCACCGCGTAGGTGGTGACGCTGGCGCCACTGACGAAGAGGCTCTCCGACTGGTCCGGATCCTCCTCCAGCACTTCCGCCACGGTCTTTCCGGCGAAGCCGTCCGCGTACTTCATCTCCTCCCGCACATCATCGATGTACGGCACGTTGTCACGGCTGCCGAGGAATCCCACTCCCAGGATCTTCCCTCCCGCCGGGTCCAGGCAGACGATGACGTCGGAGGTGCCGTTGAAGCCGCGGGCGGAAACACCCATCCGGCTGCTGCGGAGTACGGTGCCCATCGTAGTTCCGCCCTTGGTGATGCGGGAGGCTCCGGGCTCGCGGGTCTCCGCGATGCCGTCCGCTCCTGGGAACCACTTGGCGACCTGGTCCAGCTTCAGCGGTTCCGGGAACCATTCGTCCATGCCCTCCGCACCGAAGCGCGCCGCGATGCCGCGGGCGATGGCCTCGCTGGTGATGGTCGCTCCGGAGACCACACGCGGTTTCTCCAGCTTGCCGAGGGTGGACTCGGCCCTGCCGGTCCATTGCTCCCAGAATGGCAGGTCATCCCGGACCATCTTCACGTGGCCCGCGGTGTCCGCGCTGTTGAGGAAACGCACCGCCTTCACCGCGCGGTTGGCATCGAAGATGACGAGGACCTCACTGGGGCCGGAATAGCCCTGGATCTTCGCTCCTTGGGGAAAATTCGAGGTGGCCCATCCGATGGGGGTCTCACCGTTGGCATCCAGCAGGGGATACATCCCTTCGCTCGGGTCCCCGATGGAAGCCGTGTTCGGAAAAACGGACTTCGCCTCCGTGAGGAGGCGGTCCGTATCAAGGGAAGGTCCGGCCTTCGGCAGCGCCCGCAGACATGCGAGCGCCGCCAGAATGATGCCGAGCCGGTAGCAGGCGATCGCCCACTTTTTCAGCCGCCGCCTGCCCTCAGAGGGTAGGCGCTTTGGCTTTGTCGTCGAGGGACTTGCGCAGCTCATCGATGTTCTCCACGCGTTCCTTGCCTGGCTTCTTCCAGAGCGTCTTCACTTCATCGAGGTGCTTGGTGTAGATGTCGCGTGGCATGCAGTCACGGGCCGTGGCCAGGGCGGCGGCGCGACCGACGGTCACACCCATCATGCCGATGGTCTTCATCACGCGGATGGTGCCGAGAGCCTCACGGCCCACACTGATGTTCCGTCCAGCCATGAACAGGTTCGGCACGTTGCGGGAGTAGAGCGTGCGGTATGGGATCGGGTAGCCGACGTTCTTGTCCACGCCCTTGCCGTGAACGGCGCGGGAGATGAACGGATGGCCGGGAATCGAGTCCTTGTACTTGTCGACCGGATAGTGAAGGTCGATCGACCAGGTGGTCAGCACGGTCGCGTCGTTGAACTCCTTCTTGCCGACGATGTCTTCTCCGGAGAGGACGACGTCGCCGAGGATCTGAACGGTTTCACGGGTACCACCGACATAGGCGAGCCAGGTGAGGGCGGCGTTCTCGTGTTTCTTCGGGTCACGGTCCGCATAGGCACCGTGGTTCTTGATGGAGTTCCAGGCGCTGAACGAGGCGAGCAGGTTCAGGTCGCGGATTTTTTCAAGGTCGTTGATCGGGTGGTCGTCATAGCCACTTTCCCAGAACCACTCCGCGTGGCCGAAGCCGTGGCGGATGCGGGGATACGGGAAGTTGTCGGCGGTGAACTTCACCATCCAGGGTTGCTCGGGGAATTTCACCGGTTCAGCCTGGTTTTCCCACATCCACATGTTGCTCATGCCCATGCGGCCTTTTTCAGCCATCTCGGTGTCCGC comes from the Luteolibacter sp. SL250 genome and includes:
- the ispG gene encoding (E)-4-hydroxy-3-methylbut-2-enyl-diphosphate synthase, giving the protein MNHASLRYCPDLLQYARRETREVMVGNVGIGAHHPIRIQSMITSDTRDTPASVKQVLDLAEAGCEIVRITAQTRIYAANLENIAREVRAAGCNVPLVADIHFKPDAAMEAAKWVEKVRVNPGNYADKKKFEVREYTDAEYEEELERIREEFTPLVHLCKDLGRAMRIGTNHGSLSDRIMNRYGDTPLGMVESAFEFARIARDHDYHNFVFSMKASNPKVMIEAYRLLVARLKAEGADWNYPIHLGVTEAGDGEDGRIKSAIGIGSLLADGIGDTIRVSLTEDAVHEIPVARAMARPFNEKKDAPATVAEFTPSYDPFSYERRRSSVMTLMGHEFGGDKTVRVFTTQERWNALAHKIASMGDFKPEIILEKSGVIEIDPRDEAAVSHLNDLTEPHLVTVKDGIGLEVIHAFRQLAFEVDPRHPILLKDTLEPPSGDTDFLEALLPAARNIGSLLCDGIGDAILVRGETAPGQSLRLAYNILQASGNRIFKTDYVACPSCGRTLFNLQSTTQKIRAATGHLKGVRIAVMGCIVNGPGEMADADFGYVGGAPNKINLYVGKTPVKFNIPEDEAVQRLIDLIKEHDKWVDAPEPAAAEA
- a CDS encoding vWA domain-containing protein encodes the protein MKTTYTYILGALAALALPSFAAEDPKPTDKKPTDPKPESNKVQIAILLDTSSSMDGLIDQAKSQLWKVVNSFTEAKRDGQTPFVEVALYEYGNSGLSVANQYIRLVEPMGRDLDELSRELFSLKTNGGEEYCGAVIQRALSDLNWDLSKNTYKAIFIAGNEPFTQGSVDARQACKDALAKGVVVNTIHCGGREEGMQGSWHDGAAIAEGKFLVIDQDRKIASIPAPQDKEISDLGVELNKTYIGYGSKRQEAKMKQAAADTDAASETAAAAPVERAISKASKNYDNRGWDLVDAVREKTVDLAKVPAEELPENMRGMKPEERNAFVEEATKQRAAIQKKITELGAQRDEFIAKERAKQATAGEKTLDEAMVETTREQAARVGYVFGN
- a CDS encoding response regulator transcription factor, whose amino-acid sequence is MIPDIPILVVEDDPAVRQGIVDVLEYAGYRTLEAPDGHVGMEMALKANYRLLLLDLVMPGPSGFEILQALKKKRPGQAVIILSARGEENDRVRGLTTGADDYVVKPFSMKELLARVDAVLRRTCERAAPSDERAVPGGTVDFRRRQLAFPDRREDLSDKEAELLRYLLDANGRIVSREEILRQLWGLDPEKTETRTIDMHIMHLRTKLGDKEQAYLKTIRGKGYQLTS
- a CDS encoding HAMP domain-containing sensor histidine kinase, which gives rise to MRNSRTWLVWAAFALCAATILGAMAWQTRNAMASERERIAAVRQADLQEKMRLALWRMDTMGADLLLEEGLGGPAEFIRARLLWKDNGQLTQPDGTPASGELQRAITQPGESFERYFVRVGNASPTWKSIPAGSKAAPDEAMAPAPRSEKAQQIANNLELEQRNRAIDGATMRQKAIIEEIAQAPKMAPAKKKAESRKAAEAELAEAATADAIQAPAEPPPAAEAPASPAPSPDPPAAAPPPTEIMSATKPVWIGDELFLLRSVSGPQRAITGSWMRLDVLQARLLGEIRDLLPAARLLPAKAPSSDGLVLASLPLRLEPGPLDFRSMPDTPAPAVLLSLATGWAAALLAIMAASFLVFGIMRLSERRASFVSAVTHELRTPLTTFRLYSDMLESNAVKPEKRGDYLRVLSREADRLSHLVENVLAFSRIERGSARSAVSSSRAADLLAPMRERFEARLATAGMSLHMPLDESGAAETLRADSTAIEHILFNLVDNAAKYAASGSPATLDISVTRNQGKLEIRVTDHGPGIPPGEHRRIFRAFHKSAREAAESRPGVGLGLALSRRLARGMGGDLTCESTTGKGATFILSLPA
- a CDS encoding tetratricopeptide repeat protein; translated protein: MPGPEAKAAVASKAPIFPIACWAMGIVGFSQLVIAGMSLAERLEASKQVRIVEKEVTKIVPVEVPAKRPDRQDEASIVARPPVAPAPPPPVVPAPEPTPIAAPAIADPLSERLVKEARKARVAGDIMAAITKLDEALKQSPDDPSVHYELGLMHETMGTYYKASAHYERVFQMGVSGAGALYELAAAKLRDGFEQPGDALGKLALGRVRIFKDTRVEKGERVILTIPVQKGPDAAIDPAEISVEVEFFNRNSKGEIMKAIDSPAMESSKDEWPSMPIDFAGGEEPLRVTYAIQPQEGATGHLFGQEKYYGQIVSLFYKGEILDVQAWPRDLLGRAKAQPAQQMPVQEPSFDQLPPDINYNAPLLPTLEVPPIESLPPLPGN
- a CDS encoding SUMF1/EgtB/PvdO family nonheme iron enzyme — encoded protein: MESTHEERRLGDYLLIERLVETPLITTWLAEQVSVGRRVLVDELDPQRASRSAAFLADIRAKAAVDHPHVGTVYEAVIERDLCFYAHEFLPGATFEDRRLAEETFLPEKMAVFLRRIAEANLYHESHGFATSHLNLDSIHLDDHNVIRLKNLVIAGGRTPDQSLRDIRKMGEALRSLVALNQPGTTRIQSVLGWMRGEGVVEPIGWQDVKTFCEQIEEQLTGPLSNISAPYGKQDITKRKPILMISIITGAALAAIAFIAFKTKPPVSKAAARLPLPDPVLVPQGTYPTPDGTEETLRSFRISAHETTIGEYLEFLDALTILAKSDREKLFDPQGQPAEKTSHEPEDWAALLAAAKGNGTWKGRNVTLQSPVVGVDWWDAMTYAEWKGARLPTQEEWFAALRKSVPKPSALPIGNWLSAVTDKTPDRTPDGIVGMAGSVSEWILRPAPDPSNPLGESLRVIIGGSYLKPAQGALSREWTADRSLRRPDLGFRVVYEPDAQ